Below is a genomic region from Flammeovirgaceae bacterium SG7u.111.
ATGGATTACGATAACGTGGAACAGATTGTGGTGCTGAAAGGGCCTGGGGCCAGAATTTATGGGCAAAATGCTTTTGCCGGAGCGGTAAACATTATTACTAAAGTTCCCCATCAGCGAGGGGTTTCTTTCAATGCTTTTGGCGGTGATTTTGGCTCATACGGAGTGCAAGCTTCTGTTGCCTTACCTTTCGAATCTAACAAACATTATATTTCTGTTTCCCGAAAGGCTTCAGATGGCTACCGTCATAATACCGACTTTTTCATCAACAATGCTTTTTATCAGTCCGAAATAGAGGCTGGAAATGGCGTGTTCAAATTGCAAGGTGGCTATACTACCCGCGAGTTTGGGGCAAATGGATTTTATGCTTCGCCCGATGCTACAGAGCAGTGGGAAAAAGTGAAAACTGGCATGGCTGCTGTAGCTTATGAAACTACCGTAGGCAACGTCACTTTTAAGCCAAGGGTGTATTGGAGGAACAACTACGACCAGTACCAGTTTGTGAGGGGCAAGCCAGAAATTTATGAAAATATCCACAAAACCAATGTGTATGGCGCAGAGCTAAATACGAGTATAAAAAGCAAGTTGGGAACGACTGGTTTGGGTGTTGAACTAAGGAAAGAAGACATAAACAGCAGCAACTTAGGTGACTGGGAAAGGGATAATTTTGGTGTGTTTGCCGAACACCGTTTCCTTTTGGGCGAGCGCTTCGACATGACTCCCGGTGTGTATGTAAACTGGTATTCGGACTATGGTTGGAATGCTTTTCCCGGCATAGACATGGGCTACAAAATATCGCAGAAGTTGAGGTTGTACGGAAACGTGGGTCGCTCGTTCCGTATCCCAACCTACACCGATTTGTACTACGTGGACCCTGCCAACCAAGGCAATCCTGACCTAAAGCCAGAAGAAGCTCTTTCGGGGGAAATTGGTCTGAAGCATGCTGTGAAAGGGCTTTTTGTGCAAGGAAATGTTTTTATGAGGGAAACGGATAACCTGATTGACTGGATAAAAAATACGCCTGATGACAAATGGAACGCTCGCAACATTACCAATTTAACAACCAAAGGGACAGAGCTTTCGGCTGAACTGTTCTTTGATGAATTGGTAGGGGAGAACAGCTTTGTGAAATCGCTGAACGTGAGCTATGTATATATCGAAAACGAAGCAGAGGAAAGTGGCGATTACCAATCGCGCTATGCTTTGGAAAATATCCGCAACCAGTTTGTAGCAGGGCTGAGGCATAAAATTTTCAAAAATATTTACCATCAGTTCACATTTCGCTATGTGGACCGAGTGAACATGGACAACTACAACGTGGCCGATTCGAGGATTAGCTGGCAACCAAGCACCTACATGGTATATGTGGAGGCAACCAACATCTTCGATGCCCAATACACCGAAGTAAACCTAGTGCCCATGCCTGGGCGTTGGTTCAGGGCTGGTGTAAAGCTGAACTTTGGGTTTTAAAAAATAGCTTTTCAGAGTATGAAGTCGCAGCTTTTTTTGTGTTTTTCCTCATTTGGGTAAATGGACAATTGTAACCATACAATGAGATTCTGTGGGGGGAAACCTAATCCAATATTTTATTTAACCCTCTGGAGCTGATTGAAAATAGGTGTTAGAAATAAACAACATAGCTAGTAACACTGTTGAAAAAAACAAATAACATTTGACCAAGCCGTGTATTTTAAAACATCTAAATCAATAGAAATGTATTTGAAACTAACTGTAGTTATTTGGTGTGCCTTTCTTTTTATGTCAATCCATGTTGACACTTTAGCACAAAGCGATTACACCACTATAACAGGAAAAATACTTAACAAGAAAACGAAGGAGCCTATACCATTTGCCTCAATTTATTTGAAAAACACGTCCAACGGGACAAGATCCAATAGTGAAGGCGTCTTTGTCTTTCACATTCCTAAAAACCTTCACAATGTAAATGTTGTGGTTTCGAGCATTGGCTACAATGCGGTTGAGCGGCTTCCTTCAGTGTTTGAAAAAGAGAATGTCATATACCTAGAGGAATCGGTTTTAGAATTAAATGAAGTGGTGATTAGCGCAGAAGAACAACTTACCGCCAAACAAATTATAAAAAGAGCTTATAAATTATTGGAAGAAAATTATCCAACTAGTGAATATATACTTGAAGGGTTTATTAGAGATCTTCAGAACGAAGATAGTTCTTATGTAGAATTTCTAGAGTGTGCGGTTAAGTTAAAATACCAGAAATACAACGTGAAATTTGAGCCACAAGTGGAATTGCAAGAAGTGAGACGAAGTTTTATAGCTAACAAAAATCCTTGGAACGATGAGTGGGACCGTAAAAACTTGATTTTTGATATAATAGAAGATGATTTTATAAGGTTCAATTATGGTCCAATTAAAGTTAAGAAAGGCTGGGACTACGAAGTTGAATCTGTGTTGCCATTTGGCAATAGTTATGTATATAAAATCAATGCTGGAAATAAAGGAAATAGTAAAGCTGTACTGTTTATTGATATTGATACTTTTGCGTTTGTAAGAATTGAATATAGCCGCTCAATGCGTAATGGGAAGTATTACTCGCGAAGACTTTCCAATGGGCAACAAGAAAAGTCATATAACCTTGTTGTTGAGTATCAGGAATATAAGGGCAAATGGTATTTAAAGTATCAGAAAGAAGAAGATTCTTGGAGTATATTTAAGGGTTTGGAATCTGATGAACTATTGTTTACTAAATACCCTAAAAAAGAGCTTTTTATAAATAAAATAATTGCTGAAAATGTCAACCAATATCTTTTCAATAAGAACCTTGTAATTAGTAAGAGTGTAGAAAGCCAAGCGAAACCCTATAATCCAGAATTTTGGGAACACTATAATGCTCCAGCTCAGACGTATGAATTGAGTAAAATAGAGGAGTTTTTAAAGCAGGCAACCAATTCTGCTAAAGAATAAATAAATTTTAGTTAAACACTATTCTCGAAACTGGGAATAGTGTTTAACTAAAATTTAGTGCACAAAAAGGAAATATAAAATAGATGATCTGCATCTCCACCAGGTCTGTCCCTTCTCAGAGTATTTTTTTTGATAGTCATTGACTTGAGGATTAGTAAACGTAGAGAAAAGCAATCATTTGTCTAAAATTACGGTTTACAGAACTTCTATAGGGACTATACTAGCTCCAAAAATAATTCCCAAAGAATCAATCAATTTATCTGAACAAAAAACCATTTTTGGCCTTATAGAAAAACTATAGTCAATTGACTTTTCACATAGACTAAAACAATGAAAATATACTCTTGTCAAAACTGTGGGAACTCTCTTTATTTTGAGAACACAAGTTGCTTAAAATGCAAGTATTCGGTAGGTTTTATGCCCGAAGAGTTTTCCCTGTTAACGCTTCGCCCTTTCGACCAAAATGGTGTTTTTTCTAAGGTCAAAAACCATCGCAAAAAATATAAATACTGTGAAAACCACCAGCATGGAGTTTGTAATTGGTTGATACCTGCCCACCAAGACAAACCATATTGCAGAGCCTGTGAGTTGAACAATATAGTGCCACCGCTCAACGACGATGAAGTGAAAACGAAATGGGAAGGGATAGAAAAAGCAAAGCACCGTTTGGCGTATTCTCTGCTTAAGTTGAACCTGCCTTTATATCCAAAAGATGAAGATTCAGAAGTAGATAATGGAGGGCTTGCTTTCGATTTTCTTTCCCCAAAATACACCGAAAAACCAGTAATGACGGGGCATGCCAATGGGCTGATTACCATAAATATAGTAGAAGCAAATGAGGCGGAAATGGTAAAAAACAAGGTGGAAATGGGTGAGAAGTACCGTACGCTTTTGGGGCATTTTAGGCACGAAGTAGGCCATTATTACTGGGAAGTACTGATTAGGGATAATCCGAAAAACTTGGCAAAATTCCGCCTGCTTTTTGGCGATGAGCGGGAGAGTTACCAAGAAGCACTAAAAGTTTATTACAGCATAGTGACGCCCAAAACCTGGACGGAAGAATACATTAGCAAGTATGCTACAGCTCACCCTTGGGAAGATTGGGCGGAGACTTGGGCGCATTATCTCCACATTATGGATACCTTGGAGACGGCGAGTTATTTCAATATTGCCATAAAGCCGAAGGGGGTAAAGCGGCTGCTTATGAGCACCAGTTCTATCCCCGATCCGTACAAAATCAAGGATTTCCAAAAGATAGTAGATATGTGGTTCCCTTTGTCGTTTGCGGTGAACAGCCTCAACAGAAGCATGGGCTACCAAGATTTTTACCCGTTTGTTTTTTCAAATAAGATCATAGAAAAACTGTCTTTTATCCATGAAGTAACGCACCAGCCTAGGGTACTAAGGCATCTGTCAGGAGCATAGATTTTTATATTTTTCACCTTTCAAATTCAGATTTTATGTTTATCGTATCATTGACCTACAAAGTGCCTATAGAGCGTGTAGAGGAGGAGTTGGCAAACCATGTAAGTTATTTGAAAGAGCAATATGCTCTGGGTACTTTCCACGCTTCGGGCAGGAAAGTACCCAGAACTGGCGGCGTGATCTTGTCGCAGCTCAAGGACAAGGAACAACAACAAGAGGCATTGGAAAAAGACCCATTTTATATCCACGAATTAGCAGATTACAGCATCACAGAATTCATCCCAACCATGACCAGTAAAGAGTTAGAGTGCTTGTTGGAAGGGTAAGGACTGTGCTTTGTGTTTTGGTTTCAATCTATTCAACAAAAGAAAATGAGTAAGGAAAAAATAATTTCCGCCTATGAAAGTATGGCGGAAAGCTATAATGACAAGATTGATCACAAACCGCATAATGCTTATTACGATCGTCCGAATACCCTTGGGCTGATACCTGATGTGGATGGTAAAACAGTGCTTGATGCAGCTTGCGGACCGGGGAAATATGCAGAAATTCTACTTTCCCAAGGCGCAACCGTTACAGGGTTCGATATAAGCCCACAGATGGTAAAATTTGCCAAGGAACGTAACAAAGGGAAAGGCGAGTTTTTTGTCCATGACCTTACCCAACCTTTCTCTAGCTTAGAAGATGAATCTTTTGATATAGTGCTATGTGCCTTAGCGATGCATTATGTAGAAGATTGGAAGCAGACCATTCAGGAGTTTTGCAGGGTGCTCAAGCCTTCGGGGCAATTGATTATTTCTATAGAACATCCTTTTTTCGAATTTAACTATTTCAACTCGACGAAGTATTTTGA
It encodes:
- a CDS encoding TonB-dependent receptor translates to MKKNLLLLIFFLLGFFAVNAQTDTTTTIILEDVVIESNRLSVPFPETSRTLEVLTKQSLKNLPVQSVVEVLTFIPGVDIRQRGVMGVQADLSIRGSSFEQTLVLLNGMKMTDPQTGHHAMNLPMDYDNVEQIVVLKGPGARIYGQNAFAGAVNIITKVPHQRGVSFNAFGGDFGSYGVQASVALPFESNKHYISVSRKASDGYRHNTDFFINNAFYQSEIEAGNGVFKLQGGYTTREFGANGFYASPDATEQWEKVKTGMAAVAYETTVGNVTFKPRVYWRNNYDQYQFVRGKPEIYENIHKTNVYGAELNTSIKSKLGTTGLGVELRKEDINSSNLGDWERDNFGVFAEHRFLLGERFDMTPGVYVNWYSDYGWNAFPGIDMGYKISQKLRLYGNVGRSFRIPTYTDLYYVDPANQGNPDLKPEEALSGEIGLKHAVKGLFVQGNVFMRETDNLIDWIKNTPDDKWNARNITNLTTKGTELSAELFFDELVGENSFVKSLNVSYVYIENEAEESGDYQSRYALENIRNQFVAGLRHKIFKNIYHQFTFRYVDRVNMDNYNVADSRISWQPSTYMVYVEATNIFDAQYTEVNLVPMPGRWFRAGVKLNFGF
- a CDS encoding carboxypeptidase-like regulatory domain-containing protein codes for the protein MYLKLTVVIWCAFLFMSIHVDTLAQSDYTTITGKILNKKTKEPIPFASIYLKNTSNGTRSNSEGVFVFHIPKNLHNVNVVVSSIGYNAVERLPSVFEKENVIYLEESVLELNEVVISAEEQLTAKQIIKRAYKLLEENYPTSEYILEGFIRDLQNEDSSYVEFLECAVKLKYQKYNVKFEPQVELQEVRRSFIANKNPWNDEWDRKNLIFDIIEDDFIRFNYGPIKVKKGWDYEVESVLPFGNSYVYKINAGNKGNSKAVLFIDIDTFAFVRIEYSRSMRNGKYYSRRLSNGQQEKSYNLVVEYQEYKGKWYLKYQKEEDSWSIFKGLESDELLFTKYPKKELFINKIIAENVNQYLFNKNLVISKSVESQAKPYNPEFWEHYNAPAQTYELSKIEEFLKQATNSAKE
- a CDS encoding putative zinc-binding peptidase; its protein translation is MKIYSCQNCGNSLYFENTSCLKCKYSVGFMPEEFSLLTLRPFDQNGVFSKVKNHRKKYKYCENHQHGVCNWLIPAHQDKPYCRACELNNIVPPLNDDEVKTKWEGIEKAKHRLAYSLLKLNLPLYPKDEDSEVDNGGLAFDFLSPKYTEKPVMTGHANGLITINIVEANEAEMVKNKVEMGEKYRTLLGHFRHEVGHYYWEVLIRDNPKNLAKFRLLFGDERESYQEALKVYYSIVTPKTWTEEYISKYATAHPWEDWAETWAHYLHIMDTLETASYFNIAIKPKGVKRLLMSTSSIPDPYKIKDFQKIVDMWFPLSFAVNSLNRSMGYQDFYPFVFSNKIIEKLSFIHEVTHQPRVLRHLSGA
- a CDS encoding YciI family protein is translated as MFIVSLTYKVPIERVEEELANHVSYLKEQYALGTFHASGRKVPRTGGVILSQLKDKEQQQEALEKDPFYIHELADYSITEFIPTMTSKELECLLEG
- a CDS encoding class I SAM-dependent methyltransferase → MSKEKIISAYESMAESYNDKIDHKPHNAYYDRPNTLGLIPDVDGKTVLDAACGPGKYAEILLSQGATVTGFDISPQMVKFAKERNKGKGEFFVHDLTQPFSSLEDESFDIVLCALAMHYVEDWKQTIQEFCRVLKPSGQLIISIEHPFFEFNYFNSTKYFEVEPVKCTWQGFGKPIEVNSFRRPLGECLIPLTDNGFYIDKLIEPKPVDEFEKLDPKHFKELNEFPAFMCIKAVKK